DNA from Evansella sp. LMS18:
TGGAAACGACCTGATGAAACTTCGCACGCTCTATCAGCTCGGGGTAAAATCTCTTGGACTCACATGGAATAATGCTAATTTGTGTGCTGACGGAGCAGGGGAGCCAAGAGGAGCGGGACTTACACAGCTTGGTTTTGAGGTAGTGAAGCTTAACAATGAATACGGAGTATGGACCGACGTTTCCCATTTATCACAGTTTGGTTTCTGGGATGTGATTGAAACTGCTGCGTATCCAATAGCTTCCCACTCCAACTCAATGGCTATTTGCAACCATCCCCGTAACTTAACAGACGAACAGGCAAAGGCTTTATTCAGTAAAGGGGGCTTTATCGGGCTCGTTTTCACTCCGCCATTTATTACAGGAGGAGATAAAGCGGACTTTAATGACTTAATCCGGCATATAGAACATTTCTGTGAGCTTGGGGGTAAGGAGCATCTTGCCTTTGGTTCTGACTTTGATGGTATTACCAAATATGTGAATAATCTGGAACACGCAGGGCAGTACCAGAACCTGATTAATGAATTATTAAAAAGGTACAGTGAAGAAACTGTAAAGGGATTCGCATACGAAAATATACTGAAGAGGCTGCCTTAAAGATAAGTGCAGGCGCCCTGTTGCAAATAGCACAAGCAAAGCTTTCCCATGCAAAAGAAAAAAGGACCGGCCTGATTGTCATGGCTGGTCCTTCCTGTCTATAGGTTTATAATACCCGCAACGCTGTATACACTTATAAGCCAGGAATGCATCAATTGTATAGGACCCATCGTCATTTGTTTTCACAGTTTCCCATGCATCTTCTACTAACAATCCGCCGCATTCAGGGCATATTTTATTTTCTGGCAAGATAGCAGCCTCCTTTTCCTGGGATTAATTTCATTATAAAACCAGGAGGTACATGCTGCAAAATCTCTTTGGGTCTTCTTCCTTTTTACGATAATTTCAGGGGTGATATTATGGAAAACGTCATAAGAAAAGCAATTGAATCCATGGGGGATAAGGACCGGATATTAAATATTAAAAAATTGTCTGGTGGAGACATCAACGAAGCTTTCTATGTGGAAACAGAGAAAAAGCCTTATTTTCTTAAATTTAACAGAAATGTAACGGCGGAATTTTTTCAAAGTGAAAAAGACGGCCTCCTGGAGCTGCAAACAAAAGGAGGAGTAAACGTTCCGGAAGTGTACGGGTTATTTGAAGGTAT
Protein-coding regions in this window:
- a CDS encoding dipeptidase encodes the protein MKIFDLHCDVLLRLWEDRGRSFTDHPDLDASYKRLLKGNVNLQLFAVFLEPELPSDLKFQYALEQIDLFHQEVVGKHDNVKKIHNWSDIRQLKDGEIGAVLSLEGADAFGNDLMKLRTLYQLGVKSLGLTWNNANLCADGAGEPRGAGLTQLGFEVVKLNNEYGVWTDVSHLSQFGFWDVIETAAYPIASHSNSMAICNHPRNLTDEQAKALFSKGGFIGLVFTPPFITGGDKADFNDLIRHIEHFCELGGKEHLAFGSDFDGITKYVNNLEHAGQYQNLINELLKRYSEETVKGFAYENILKRLP